In one Thermococcus sp. 2319x1 genomic region, the following are encoded:
- a CDS encoding LEA type 2 family protein, with product MGIGKILGVIGLIVFLWVAYLGYTLITLTPQIRAEWGYVDENTIELDAAVYFGKSLPISINIKEADLYWAGIKVGTLKDLKIGFLKDSARGVLVLKNREIVEALKEHIRNGEQSDIKIEVRGSIFGIPIIGGSFSQPLKTDLLSYIGNITIESSGDLIKTPAIEGMPSKWGEINENSIEILSDLKLYNPNPFPLPLFGVKYYIDANGYQVAQGELLEKVIIPANGRGTAKIRTVVDTNVLPEVIAEHIKRGERSEVTLKLTLSVKVLNQEMEMPLPEIKKRVETNIIEQLNLALG from the coding sequence ATGGGCATAGGCAAGATACTTGGGGTTATAGGACTCATCGTGTTTCTTTGGGTAGCTTACTTGGGCTATACGCTAATTACTCTAACCCCCCAAATAAGAGCCGAGTGGGGATATGTTGATGAGAACACTATTGAACTTGACGCAGCAGTATATTTTGGGAAATCCCTCCCGATTTCGATAAATATTAAGGAAGCGGATTTATACTGGGCAGGAATAAAGGTGGGCACGCTAAAAGACCTGAAAATTGGATTCTTAAAGGACAGTGCGAGGGGAGTGCTTGTTCTTAAAAACAGAGAGATAGTTGAAGCCCTAAAGGAGCACATAAGAAACGGGGAGCAGAGTGATATCAAGATAGAGGTGAGAGGTTCAATATTTGGCATTCCAATCATTGGGGGAAGTTTTTCACAGCCACTCAAGACTGACCTGCTCTCCTACATTGGCAATATAACGATAGAAAGCTCCGGGGACTTAATCAAAACTCCCGCAATAGAGGGAATGCCATCTAAATGGGGAGAAATAAACGAGAATAGCATTGAGATTCTAAGCGATCTAAAGCTTTACAACCCCAATCCTTTCCCCCTGCCCCTTTTTGGGGTTAAATATTACATAGATGCCAATGGGTACCAAGTAGCACAGGGAGAGCTCCTTGAGAAAGTCATAATCCCAGCAAACGGCAGGGGCACGGCAAAAATAAGAACGGTAGTTGACACGAACGTTCTTCCAGAGGTAATTGCAGAGCACATAAAGAGAGGGGAGAGGAGCGAGGTAACGCTGAAGCTCACTCTAAGTGTGAAGGTGCTCAACCAGGAAATGGAGATGCCGCTCCCAGAAATCAAGAAGAGAGTTGAGACGAACATAATTGAACAGCTGAACCTGGCTTTGGGTTGA
- a CDS encoding RsmB/NOP family class I SAM-dependent RNA methyltransferase, translating into MYKEAFPEELQRYYYNLFGSEAEEIMKKLREPVEKYYIRVNTLKISRQKLMEELRKEGLKPKRSPYLEEGIYFEREGPNFSDDYEPKLPEVIANKFAAESVYQGAQLYAPGVLKADKGIKEGDEVQIRDPKGLLVGIGIARMSAKEMVVATRGIAVEVTLPKFKLPSLNELKAYEKGYFYAQSLPSMVVAHILEPQEEDLIIDMAAAPGGKTSHIAQLLENRGEIIAIDKSKNRLAKMEKELKRLGVKNVKLLQMDSRNLPDLGIKADKILLDAPCTALGVRPKLWEGKTPKEIEATARYQRHFINAAINSLRRGGILVYSTCTLSYEENEGNVQYMLKKGLKLEEQKIFIGSPGLGIKEVQRFYPHKHLTQGFFIAKLRKVS; encoded by the coding sequence ATGTACAAGGAAGCTTTTCCAGAAGAGTTACAGAGGTACTACTACAACCTTTTTGGGAGTGAAGCGGAGGAGATAATGAAAAAGCTAAGGGAGCCGGTAGAGAAGTACTACATAAGGGTCAACACACTCAAGATAAGCAGGCAGAAGCTCATGGAAGAGCTTAGAAAAGAAGGGCTAAAACCAAAAAGAAGTCCATATCTTGAGGAAGGCATCTATTTTGAAAGGGAAGGTCCGAATTTTTCCGACGACTATGAACCTAAGTTGCCAGAAGTCATTGCAAATAAATTTGCAGCGGAGAGCGTTTACCAGGGGGCTCAGCTCTATGCTCCCGGCGTATTAAAGGCCGATAAAGGGATAAAAGAGGGAGATGAAGTCCAGATCAGGGATCCAAAAGGACTTCTCGTGGGCATAGGGATTGCACGGATGAGCGCCAAGGAGATGGTGGTTGCCACAAGGGGAATAGCCGTTGAAGTAACCCTCCCCAAATTCAAACTACCGAGTCTGAATGAGTTGAAGGCCTATGAGAAGGGCTATTTCTATGCGCAAAGCCTTCCTTCCATGGTTGTTGCCCATATTCTGGAACCACAGGAAGAAGACCTTATAATTGATATGGCAGCTGCCCCGGGTGGAAAAACTTCTCACATAGCACAGCTCCTTGAAAACAGGGGGGAGATAATAGCAATAGACAAATCAAAAAACAGACTTGCCAAAATGGAGAAAGAGCTCAAGAGACTCGGGGTAAAAAATGTTAAGCTCCTTCAAATGGACTCAAGAAATCTGCCGGATCTTGGGATTAAGGCCGACAAAATCCTTCTGGATGCTCCGTGCACGGCTCTGGGAGTGAGGCCAAAGCTCTGGGAAGGCAAAACGCCAAAGGAAATTGAAGCGACGGCAAGGTACCAGAGGCATTTCATAAACGCCGCAATAAATAGCCTTAGAAGAGGGGGGATACTTGTTTACTCCACATGCACCTTAAGCTACGAGGAAAATGAGGGAAATGTGCAGTATATGCTAAAGAAGGGGCTAAAACTTGAGGAGCAGAAAATTTTTATAGGCTCACCCGGATTGGGGATAAAGGAGGTACAACGCTTTTATCCCCATAAGCACCTCACCCAAGGCTTCTTCATTGCAAAGCTAAGGAAGGTGAGCTGA
- a CDS encoding CGP-CTERM sorting domain-containing protein, which yields MKRGAWILIPFMLLASFSQVYAYENQHLFNIDIYMTIYPSGTALVKINAQLKDPFYINYFENLSQTNPEKAEKEFHDFVYSLVYGNFKREVEKQTREALVVVPEEGPVKLGKNWTAVVTFKIYNYLVEENQTLQSSVYGPMQFLFKNRVFEYSWRKLTIVLPKEAYLITLAPKPKELVENVASWENGYYLPIVVITFDSSVYEAIMNKTSENTTKFIPFDEFLAKTMKGIQLYYNPLSGLVQFNATFEGANATSYHETKIREEFNKTMDIQEINSKIEGNKVIVWGKAKPKVDYKESLTKKIWSANITLPFKFDKVDVKAPASLGIKDQKTDGKSVIIVVEQKKGICGPGFVLLIALFPLLAKRR from the coding sequence ATGAAGAGAGGTGCGTGGATTCTAATCCCCTTTATGCTGTTAGCATCGTTTTCTCAGGTTTACGCTTATGAAAATCAACACCTCTTCAACATTGACATCTACATGACCATCTACCCCAGCGGAACGGCTTTGGTTAAGATCAACGCCCAGCTCAAAGATCCATTCTATATAAACTACTTCGAAAATCTTTCCCAGACGAACCCGGAGAAGGCAGAAAAAGAATTCCACGACTTTGTTTACTCATTGGTATACGGCAATTTTAAGAGGGAAGTGGAGAAGCAAACCCGGGAAGCATTGGTGGTGGTGCCTGAGGAAGGTCCCGTAAAACTCGGGAAGAACTGGACTGCCGTTGTAACTTTTAAAATATACAACTACCTCGTGGAAGAAAACCAGACACTGCAGAGCTCAGTTTATGGGCCTATGCAGTTTTTGTTCAAAAATAGAGTTTTTGAGTACAGCTGGAGAAAACTCACAATTGTTCTTCCAAAAGAAGCTTATCTCATAACCCTCGCCCCAAAACCAAAGGAGCTTGTGGAGAACGTTGCATCATGGGAAAACGGCTACTACCTTCCAATAGTCGTGATTACCTTTGATTCCTCCGTCTATGAAGCCATCATGAACAAAACATCAGAGAACACCACCAAGTTCATTCCTTTTGATGAATTTCTGGCAAAGACTATGAAGGGCATTCAACTCTATTACAACCCCCTAAGCGGACTTGTGCAGTTTAATGCAACTTTTGAGGGAGCCAATGCTACCAGCTACCACGAAACAAAAATTAGGGAAGAGTTCAACAAAACCATGGACATTCAAGAGATAAACTCCAAAATCGAAGGCAATAAAGTGATTGTATGGGGTAAAGCGAAGCCAAAGGTGGATTACAAAGAAAGCCTCACCAAGAAAATCTGGAGCGCAAATATAACTTTACCATTTAAGTTCGATAAAGTAGACGTCAAAGCCCCAGCCAGTTTAGGAATCAAGGACCAGAAAACAGATGGTAAAAGCGTTATTATCGTTGTAGAGCAGAAAAAAGGTATCTGCGGCCCAGGATTTGTTTTGTTAATAGCTTTATTCCCTCTGTTAGCAAAGCGGAGGTGA
- the coaD gene encoding phosphopantetheine adenylyltransferase, translating to MRKYRKVVVGGTFDRLHLGHKALLKKAFEVGKYVYIGLTSDEMIRAKPYAEKILPYEVRLRDLLKFFEINGYTNYRIIKIHTAIGFADRIKSLEAIVVSEETYKGALLVNRARREIGLKPLDIVTIKLIKSKLGDKISSSLIRAGLIDPFGNPKR from the coding sequence ATGAGGAAGTATAGAAAGGTTGTGGTTGGTGGGACCTTTGATAGGCTTCATTTGGGCCATAAAGCCTTGCTTAAGAAAGCCTTTGAAGTGGGCAAGTATGTATACATTGGTTTGACTTCCGACGAAATGATAAGGGCCAAGCCCTATGCTGAAAAGATACTTCCGTATGAGGTTAGACTGCGGGATTTGCTAAAGTTTTTTGAAATAAATGGATACACAAACTACCGAATAATAAAAATACACACTGCAATAGGCTTTGCAGATAGAATAAAGAGTCTGGAAGCAATAGTTGTTAGCGAAGAAACGTACAAAGGTGCCCTTTTGGTGAACAGAGCAAGAAGGGAAATAGGTCTGAAACCTCTTGACATTGTTACCATAAAGCTAATCAAAAGCAAGCTTGGAGATAAAATAAGCTCTTCCTTAATAAGGGCTGGCCTTATAGATCCTTTCGGGAACCCAAAGAGGTGA
- a CDS encoding DUF3201 domain-containing protein has protein sequence MRMIEIHNHLNKIWGEIFELNEVLREKLRPLGFKVEPVEEVFNAYIFLEGEWREMLYPHPAFEIKPQGEVGATIQSFYFVFAIPKEKITKEFVVEFLKKFPQSYIYGTENFLEDIYNHNTPRNPDEVYGEIEKSQEQVFQFEVEAKDSQDIENKLLEFIELAKRYETLEI, from the coding sequence ATGAGAATGATCGAAATTCACAATCATCTAAACAAAATCTGGGGCGAGATTTTTGAGTTAAACGAGGTGCTGAGGGAAAAGCTTAGGCCCCTTGGCTTTAAGGTTGAGCCTGTGGAGGAAGTTTTCAATGCCTACATTTTTCTTGAGGGCGAGTGGAGGGAAATGCTCTATCCTCATCCCGCCTTTGAGATAAAACCCCAGGGAGAAGTGGGGGCAACGATTCAGAGCTTTTACTTCGTGTTTGCGATTCCTAAGGAAAAAATAACCAAAGAATTTGTCGTTGAGTTTCTCAAGAAATTCCCGCAAAGCTATATTTACGGGACGGAAAACTTTTTGGAGGACATCTACAATCACAACACCCCCAGAAACCCCGATGAAGTTTATGGAGAAATAGAAAAAAGTCAAGAACAGGTTTTTCAGTTTGAGGTCGAGGCCAAAGATAGCCAAGATATTGAAAACAAGCTCCTCGAATTTATAGAACTGGCAAAACGATATGAGACCCTTGAGATTTAG
- a CDS encoding acetate--CoA ligase family protein, whose product MDFFFYPSSVAVFGSFKKGAIAYEILKNTVEGGFKGEIIPVNPKGGEVEVAGRKLRIAEKLEKDVDVAIIAIPAKLVPSLIEEIGGRIKGAVVISAGFSETGNVELERELVEKAREKGVRIIGPNCAGIFGVHAEFFGSFEVRVRKGGLALISQSGAFGGAALAMGNEEGIGFSAFVSYGNAADLTESDFLRYFADDENTKVIALYIEGVKDGKKFVEALKYATSKKPVIILKAGKSKSGSKAAQSHTGSLAGSYEIYKGVFMQFGAIEVEEMEELFDAAKIFEMYESGGKRIAIITNSGGPGVLATDKAEKLGLEIAKLEEETIGELKKFLPPQCSTKNPVDLIADADYERYKKAIEVVCKDKNVDSLLVICVPPIFMPSEEIAKAIIDAKCNKPIVVNFMAGELVREGVKILNAHGFKNFSTPERAAKALYWLSLRRAFKEQRE is encoded by the coding sequence ATGGACTTTTTCTTTTATCCTTCATCGGTAGCAGTTTTCGGCTCTTTCAAGAAGGGCGCGATAGCTTACGAGATACTGAAGAATACAGTTGAAGGGGGCTTTAAGGGAGAGATTATCCCCGTGAATCCCAAAGGGGGAGAAGTCGAAGTGGCTGGGAGGAAACTTAGAATTGCAGAAAAGCTTGAAAAAGATGTTGACGTTGCTATAATAGCGATTCCCGCAAAGCTCGTCCCCTCTCTAATTGAGGAAATCGGAGGTAGGATTAAAGGGGCGGTGGTTATAAGTGCTGGATTTAGTGAGACAGGCAATGTTGAGCTTGAGAGGGAACTCGTTGAAAAGGCTCGAGAGAAGGGAGTAAGAATCATTGGGCCCAACTGTGCCGGAATTTTTGGAGTTCATGCGGAGTTCTTCGGTTCCTTTGAGGTCAGGGTCAGGAAGGGGGGCCTGGCCTTAATCTCCCAAAGCGGAGCCTTCGGCGGTGCAGCCCTGGCTATGGGAAATGAGGAAGGCATAGGATTCTCTGCCTTTGTTTCTTACGGCAATGCGGCAGATTTAACGGAGAGCGACTTCTTGAGGTACTTTGCCGACGATGAGAACACCAAAGTAATAGCCCTCTACATTGAAGGGGTAAAAGATGGGAAGAAGTTTGTAGAAGCTTTGAAATACGCCACTTCCAAAAAACCCGTGATAATTCTCAAGGCTGGAAAAAGTAAAAGCGGCAGCAAAGCAGCCCAAAGCCATACCGGAAGTTTGGCAGGCAGTTACGAAATTTACAAAGGTGTTTTTATGCAGTTCGGGGCAATAGAAGTTGAAGAGATGGAGGAGCTCTTTGATGCGGCAAAAATCTTTGAGATGTACGAGAGTGGGGGGAAGAGGATAGCCATAATAACAAATTCCGGCGGTCCCGGGGTTTTGGCCACTGACAAGGCCGAGAAGCTGGGGTTGGAGATTGCAAAGCTTGAAGAGGAAACCATAGGGGAGCTCAAAAAATTCCTGCCTCCACAGTGCTCAACAAAAAATCCAGTTGACCTAATAGCAGATGCAGACTACGAGAGGTACAAAAAAGCGATAGAGGTGGTTTGTAAAGATAAGAACGTTGACAGCTTACTCGTTATCTGCGTTCCGCCGATATTTATGCCGAGTGAGGAGATAGCAAAAGCCATCATAGATGCCAAGTGCAACAAGCCGATTGTGGTTAACTTCATGGCAGGAGAACTCGTGAGGGAAGGGGTGAAGATTTTAAATGCCCACGGATTCAAAAACTTCTCAACGCCAGAAAGGGCAGCCAAAGCCCTCTACTGGCTCAGCTTAAGAAGGGCTTTTAAAGAACAAAGGGAATAG
- a CDS encoding flavin reductase family protein codes for MYHLIYPMRTYLIVSGQGEETNVMAADWVTVLSHRPTLIGVAVSPKRYSHRLISKYKEFVISVPSLEMLRDVWIAGTKSGPSKLKEMSITLVNSTKIKTPSIKEALANIECKVVDARDYGDHTWFVGEIVGYTYKEGAFKNGKPDVMEANFLAHAAWTDFVTFEKKIYKTE; via the coding sequence ATGTACCACTTAATTTACCCGATGAGAACTTATTTAATAGTTTCAGGACAGGGAGAAGAAACAAACGTCATGGCAGCCGACTGGGTGACCGTTCTTTCTCACAGGCCTACCTTAATAGGGGTAGCCGTTTCTCCAAAAAGATACTCCCATAGGTTGATCTCCAAATACAAGGAGTTTGTCATCAGCGTTCCAAGTTTGGAAATGCTTCGAGACGTCTGGATAGCGGGAACAAAAAGCGGGCCATCAAAGCTTAAGGAGATGAGCATAACCTTAGTTAACTCCACTAAAATAAAAACACCAAGCATAAAGGAGGCGTTGGCGAACATAGAATGCAAGGTGGTGGATGCTAGGGATTACGGGGATCACACGTGGTTCGTGGGTGAAATCGTTGGCTACACCTACAAAGAGGGAGCTTTCAAGAACGGGAAGCCAGACGTTATGGAGGCAAACTTTCTGGCACATGCGGCATGGACGGACTTCGTTACCTTCGAGAAGAAGATTTATAAAACAGAATAA
- a CDS encoding flippase-like domain-containing protein: MKKRNSLMIFVGIGVIMALIWWAGIEETLKLVMEAKPEYFLLALLMQILATLAWAFRWGIFLKRAGVKVRIRDVIIATIVGIFANNLTPGARAGGEPARMYVITKKSNSGYGQVFATIMADRILDVIPVLLFTLVAFKYALSLRIKLLLSVLSISTLVLLLIVIISLMISLNETLAFRVLNKIAGVIKRIFPEKFAGVEETLEEKLKKSIIDFRKTFVELSKDPVVLGKTLFYSLALWVFMLLRTYFVFESIGYHLELQKILIVQMAGIALGMISILPGGVGITEAVNSALYLSLRINKSLAVTATILDRFISFWLPTIIGGGLSAYLGTKLGKDRA, translated from the coding sequence ATGAAGAAAAGGAACTCCCTCATGATCTTTGTTGGGATTGGGGTTATAATGGCACTTATATGGTGGGCCGGAATAGAGGAGACGTTGAAGCTTGTGATGGAAGCCAAGCCCGAATACTTTCTCTTGGCATTGCTTATGCAAATTCTTGCAACCCTTGCATGGGCTTTTAGGTGGGGAATATTTCTAAAAAGAGCCGGAGTGAAGGTTCGGATAAGGGACGTTATAATTGCCACCATAGTGGGAATATTTGCAAACAATCTAACCCCCGGTGCTAGAGCCGGAGGAGAGCCGGCTAGAATGTACGTGATAACCAAAAAGTCCAACAGCGGTTATGGCCAGGTTTTTGCAACCATAATGGCCGATAGGATTCTGGATGTCATTCCCGTTCTGCTTTTCACCCTTGTCGCATTCAAATATGCTCTCTCATTAAGGATAAAGCTCTTGCTGTCTGTTCTTTCCATCTCAACACTGGTGCTCCTTTTGATAGTGATTATAAGCCTTATGATTTCTTTGAATGAGACTCTGGCTTTTAGGGTGCTTAATAAAATAGCAGGGGTTATAAAGCGTATATTCCCAGAAAAATTTGCGGGGGTAGAGGAGACGCTTGAAGAAAAGCTCAAAAAATCTATAATAGATTTCAGGAAAACTTTCGTGGAGCTTTCCAAAGACCCCGTTGTGCTGGGCAAGACGTTGTTCTATTCTTTAGCCCTCTGGGTTTTCATGCTGCTCAGAACCTATTTTGTCTTTGAGAGCATCGGATACCATCTTGAGCTCCAAAAAATCTTAATTGTTCAAATGGCCGGCATTGCCCTGGGAATGATAAGTATCCTCCCCGGAGGAGTGGGAATAACGGAGGCAGTTAACTCTGCCCTCTATCTCAGCTTGAGGATCAATAAGAGTTTAGCAGTCACTGCAACCATCTTAGATAGGTTTATATCCTTCTGGCTCCCAACAATTATTGGGGGAGGATTGAGCGCTTATCTCGGCACAAAGCTAGGCAAGGACAGAGCGTGA
- a CDS encoding NAD(+) kinase, whose translation MKFGIAARRDREEALKLAYRVYDFLKVSGYDVYVDEEAHENFPHFSPDDVIPLERMDVDMMIVIGGDGSVLRVEHKIPKDIPILAINMGTLGFLAEVEPAETFFAISRVLEGDYFIDERMKIRTFVEGLKIPDALNDVVVLTGIPGKITHLKYYIDGELAEEIRADGLIISTPTGSTAYALSAGGPLVDPRLHAILLVPLAPVALTARPLVVPDSSSIEIEVLTEREIILTVDGQFYTQLPPHSRIRIEKSPRKTRFVRFSKRIYPKYTLKIKKKF comes from the coding sequence ATGAAGTTTGGAATCGCCGCTCGAAGAGATCGTGAGGAGGCTTTGAAGCTTGCATATAGGGTATACGACTTTCTCAAGGTAAGTGGTTATGATGTTTACGTTGATGAAGAGGCCCATGAGAATTTTCCACATTTTTCTCCCGACGATGTAATCCCCCTTGAGAGAATGGACGTTGACATGATGATAGTCATTGGAGGAGATGGAAGTGTTCTAAGGGTCGAGCACAAAATTCCTAAGGATATCCCCATTTTGGCAATAAACATGGGGACTTTGGGATTTTTGGCAGAGGTTGAACCTGCAGAAACTTTTTTCGCTATTTCCAGAGTTCTTGAGGGGGACTATTTTATAGATGAGAGGATGAAAATCAGAACTTTTGTTGAGGGGTTGAAAATCCCCGATGCGCTTAACGACGTTGTGGTTTTAACCGGAATTCCGGGTAAGATAACCCACCTCAAATACTACATCGACGGGGAGCTTGCCGAGGAGATAAGGGCCGATGGGTTGATAATATCAACTCCTACAGGCTCAACGGCTTACGCCCTTTCAGCTGGAGGCCCTTTAGTTGATCCTCGGTTGCATGCTATTCTCCTAGTCCCCCTAGCTCCAGTCGCCCTTACCGCAAGACCCCTTGTTGTCCCGGACTCTTCATCAATTGAGATAGAGGTATTGACGGAAAGGGAAATTATCCTCACCGTTGATGGACAGTTCTATACCCAACTTCCACCCCATTCGAGAATAAGAATTGAGAAGTCCCCGAGAAAAACAAGGTTCGTGAGGTTCTCGAAAAGAATCTACCCAAAATACACGTTGAAGATAAAGAAGAAGTTTTAA
- a CDS encoding bifunctional N(6)-L-threonylcarbamoyladenine synthase/serine/threonine protein kinase: MIALGIEGTAHTLGIGIVTEDKVLANVFDTLTTEKGGIHPKEAAEHHAKLLRPLLKKALKEAKISIGDVDLIAFSQGPGLGPALRVVATAARALAIGYNKPIVGVNHCIAHVEITKMFGVKDPVGLYVSGGNTQVLALEGGRYRVFGETLDIGIGNAIDTFARELGLGFPGGPKIEKLAQKGEKYIELPYAVKGMDLSFSGILTEAVRKYKTGKYRVEDLAYSFQETAFAALVEVTERAVAHTGKEEVVLVGGVAANNRLREMLRIMCEDRGVKFFVPPYDLCRDNGAMIAYTGLRMFKAGIKFSLEETIVKQKFRTDEVEVTW, from the coding sequence ATGATAGCGTTAGGGATAGAGGGAACGGCACATACACTTGGCATAGGGATTGTGACGGAAGATAAAGTTCTCGCCAACGTATTTGACACTCTCACAACCGAAAAAGGTGGCATACACCCGAAGGAAGCCGCTGAACACCATGCAAAACTCTTAAGACCCCTTCTAAAAAAAGCCCTCAAAGAGGCTAAGATTAGCATAGGGGATGTAGATTTAATTGCTTTCTCCCAGGGGCCGGGTTTAGGGCCGGCTTTGAGGGTTGTGGCAACTGCCGCAAGGGCCTTAGCTATAGGATACAACAAACCAATTGTTGGAGTCAATCACTGCATCGCCCACGTGGAAATTACAAAGATGTTCGGAGTAAAAGACCCTGTTGGTCTTTACGTAAGCGGGGGCAACACTCAAGTGCTGGCTTTGGAGGGCGGGAGATACAGGGTTTTTGGAGAAACCCTCGACATAGGCATAGGGAACGCCATAGATACGTTTGCCAGAGAGCTCGGTTTGGGATTTCCTGGAGGGCCAAAGATAGAAAAGCTCGCTCAGAAAGGGGAAAAATACATTGAGCTCCCCTATGCCGTTAAGGGCATGGATTTAAGCTTCTCCGGAATTTTAACGGAGGCCGTTAGAAAATACAAGACTGGGAAGTATAGGGTTGAAGATTTGGCGTATTCTTTCCAAGAAACGGCCTTTGCAGCTTTGGTTGAGGTTACCGAAAGGGCTGTAGCGCATACAGGAAAAGAGGAAGTAGTCCTTGTGGGAGGAGTTGCCGCCAATAACCGCTTGAGGGAAATGCTTAGGATAATGTGCGAGGATAGAGGTGTGAAATTCTTCGTGCCGCCTTATGACCTATGCCGGGACAACGGGGCGATGATAGCCTATACCGGCCTGAGGATGTTCAAGGCCGGCATAAAGTTTAGCCTTGAAGAGACGATAGTCAAGCAAAAGTTTAGAACCGACGAGGTGGAGGTAACCTGGTAG